The Labrus mixtus unplaced genomic scaffold, fLabMix1.1 SCAFFOLD_53, whole genome shotgun sequence genome includes a region encoding these proteins:
- the rpp25l gene encoding ribonuclease P protein subunit p25-like protein, translating to MENYSKGRTVEQPSACPFPGLPPDTPEVRVKDGSKIRNLLRYALSRVEGKAKAAEEEERPPPEEGGGGVTEGGQKEARPLCSHVVFTASGKGVSKAITCAEIVKRRVKGLHQLTKLLFSTVVEVWEPLEPAAGLDSLTVNRNLPAIWILLSREPMDRGEPGYQPPGRYDLLWAQSATKEEGGGVTGQRTGHKRKKGGGGGGRGRGAGRHTGHSRDAA from the coding sequence ATGGAGAACTACAGTAAAGGTCGGACGGTGGAGCAGCCGTCGGCCTGTCCTTTCCCCGGTCTCCCCCCCGACACGCCCGAGGTCAGAGTGAAAGACGGCAGCAAGATCCGTAACCTGCTGCGTTACGCCCTGAGCCGCGTGGAGGGCAAGGCCAAAGCAGCCGAGGAGGAGGAACGACCTCCacctgaggagggaggaggcggAGTTACAGAGGGGGGACAAAAGGAAGCCCGGCCGCTCTGCAGCCACGTCGTCTTCACGGCGAGCGGGAAGGGCGTGTCCAAAGCCATCACGTGCGCTGAGATCGTGAAGCGGCGAGTGAAGGGGCTCCACCAGCTCACCAAGCTGCTGTTCAGCACGGTGGTGGAGGTGTGGGAGCCGCTGGAGCCCGCCGCCGGACTCGACAGCCTCACCGTCAACAGGAACCTGCCCGCCATCTGGATCCTGCTCTCCAGAGAGCCGATGGACCGTGGCGAGCCCGGGTACCAGCCGCCGGGCCGCTATGACCTGCTGTGGGCTCAATCTGCTAccaaggaggaggggggaggggtcacGGGACAGAGAACAGGACACAAGAGGaagaagggagggggaggggggggcagagggAGGGGAGCTGGACGTCACACCGGGCACTCCAGAGACGCAGCTTAA